A window of the Desulforapulum autotrophicum HRM2 genome harbors these coding sequences:
- a CDS encoding Hpt domain-containing protein: protein MDFKAMASKLGFSEADFIELAQLLVTTSRSELLTVEQGIANESSATVAKAAHSIKGAAANLGFTHIAAMAKELESLAVQKKFHKIRSTAADLGANLDAIQKVAEGC, encoded by the coding sequence ATGGATTTTAAGGCAATGGCATCAAAGCTTGGCTTTAGCGAAGCAGATTTTATTGAACTGGCACAGCTCCTTGTCACGACCTCCAGATCAGAACTTTTAACCGTTGAACAGGGAATCGCCAACGAATCCAGCGCGACTGTTGCAAAGGCGGCACATTCCATCAAGGGAGCCGCCGCCAACCTGGGGTTTACCCATATCGCAGCCATGGCCAAGGAGTTGGAAAGCCTGGCCGTTCAAAAAAAATTCCATAAAATAAGGTCAACGGCGGCCGACTTGGGGGCGAATCTTGATGCGATCCAAAAAGTTGCGGAGGGATGTTGA
- a CDS encoding PP2C family protein-serine/threonine phosphatase — protein sequence MELKSVFTILVVDDNLVNLKFMEMTLSKEGYRVITADNGTSAKTIAVAEKPDLILLDIQMPGGDGFEVIRFLKETPGTCTIPVIFLTNMTDVDSKLKGFDLGAVDYVTKPFHPLEVLARVATHLKLSIATNSLVANQARRLREITEAQNEMLPLPEDFPRAKFGVYYRALHEAGGDFYDILNISDHITGYFVADFSGHDIKSSYMTASIKALLAQNSKLVYSPLETMKMINDVLVEILSENKYLTACYARLNHATGNLCIISAGHPPVVHVPATRNPEIINMDGDILGMFKDARFGIHRRKLAPGDRFFIYSDGLVESVKQKITWTTGAKGLLAKFEAIRNVPLSEAPSALVQNIFSGGAEPEDDIVVLCVEV from the coding sequence ATGGAACTAAAGTCGGTTTTTACCATTCTTGTTGTTGACGATAACCTTGTAAACCTCAAGTTCATGGAAATGACCCTGTCGAAAGAGGGATACCGGGTGATCACCGCAGACAACGGGACCAGTGCAAAAACCATTGCCGTGGCAGAGAAACCAGACCTCATCCTTCTGGATATTCAGATGCCCGGTGGAGACGGATTTGAGGTAATTCGTTTTTTAAAGGAAACCCCCGGAACCTGCACCATCCCGGTTATTTTTCTCACAAATATGACCGATGTGGATTCAAAGCTTAAAGGTTTTGATCTGGGGGCCGTGGATTATGTCACGAAACCCTTCCATCCCCTTGAAGTCCTTGCCAGGGTGGCGACCCACCTCAAACTTTCCATTGCAACCAATTCGTTGGTTGCCAACCAGGCCAGACGACTCCGGGAAATCACCGAAGCCCAAAACGAAATGCTTCCCCTGCCCGAAGATTTTCCCAGGGCAAAATTCGGAGTTTACTACAGGGCACTCCACGAGGCCGGGGGGGATTTTTACGATATCCTCAACATTTCGGACCATATCACCGGTTATTTTGTTGCCGATTTTTCCGGCCATGACATCAAGTCAAGCTACATGACCGCTTCGATCAAGGCACTGCTGGCCCAGAACAGCAAACTGGTCTATTCACCCCTTGAAACCATGAAGATGATAAACGATGTTCTCGTTGAAATTCTATCGGAAAACAAATACCTTACCGCATGCTATGCCCGTTTGAATCATGCTACGGGCAACCTTTGCATCATCAGTGCAGGACACCCCCCCGTGGTCCATGTTCCCGCAACCAGAAACCCGGAAATTATAAATATGGACGGCGATATCCTCGGGATGTTCAAAGACGCAAGGTTCGGTATACATCGCAGGAAACTCGCACCCGGAGACAGGTTCTTCATCTATTCCGACGGTCTTGTGGAATCTGTCAAACAAAAGATCACCTGGACCACGGGGGCCAAAGGTCTGCTGGCAAAATTCGAAGCGATCAGGAACGTCCCCCTTTCAGAGGCACCTTCGGCCCTTGTTCAAAACATTTTTTCTGGTGGTGCAGAACCTGAGGACGACATTGTGGTTCTGTGCGTGGAGGTGTGA
- the panB gene encoding 3-methyl-2-oxobutanoate hydroxymethyltransferase — MQPRVTTTTLFKMKQEGKRITALTAYDHPFATLVDAAGIDIILVGDSLGMVVQGKQTTLPVTMDEILYHTAMVTRACNRAMVVGDMPFMSYQSSINQAVDNAGRFLKEADASAVKLEGGADVCPVIQAIAKAGIPVQAHIGLTPQSVHQMGGFRVQRDEERLVSDALKVQDAGAFSVVLEGIPSDIAGIITKKLDIPTIGIGAGPGCDGQILVLHDMLGLHDRHLPKFVRQFADLRTQAARGLEQYRDAVRNGSFPAEEHGYK; from the coding sequence ATGCAGCCCAGGGTAACCACCACCACTCTATTCAAGATGAAGCAGGAAGGCAAAAGAATAACAGCGTTGACCGCCTATGACCATCCATTTGCAACCCTTGTTGACGCAGCCGGCATCGACATCATCCTTGTGGGTGATTCCCTGGGCATGGTGGTCCAGGGAAAACAGACCACCCTGCCCGTGACCATGGATGAGATCCTCTACCATACCGCCATGGTGACAAGGGCCTGTAACCGTGCCATGGTTGTCGGAGACATGCCTTTCATGTCCTATCAGAGCTCCATTAACCAGGCCGTTGACAATGCCGGCCGTTTTCTCAAGGAGGCCGATGCCTCGGCTGTAAAACTTGAGGGAGGGGCCGATGTGTGCCCGGTGATCCAGGCCATTGCAAAAGCCGGCATACCGGTCCAGGCCCACATTGGCCTCACCCCCCAGAGCGTTCACCAAATGGGTGGATTCAGGGTTCAGCGGGATGAGGAGAGGCTGGTGTCCGATGCCCTCAAGGTCCAGGATGCAGGTGCTTTTTCCGTTGTACTCGAAGGCATTCCATCGGATATCGCAGGAATCATAACAAAAAAGCTTGATATTCCAACCATCGGCATCGGCGCCGGCCCTGGGTGCGACGGACAGATTCTGGTTCTCCACGATATGCTCGGCCTCCATGACAGGCATCTGCCAAAATTTGTACGTCAATTTGCTGATCTTCGAACCCAGGCAGCCAGGGGCCTTGAACAATACAGGGACGCGGTCAGGAACGGATCTTTTCCGGCAGAGGAGCATGGGTACAAATGA
- the pstC gene encoding phosphate ABC transporter permease subunit PstC, translated as MPKQQTSEKIVQRAFMGVALFSITALFLIMLFLVLEGVPIFKEISLKEFVFGLYWYPTSDPADFGIFPLIVASFLVTFLSGVVSIPLGVMTAIYLAEIAPVRTAEIVKPVVELMASMPSVVIGFFGMVVVAPFIQRTFDIPVGLNLFNASLMLAFMSIPTICSISEDAIFSVPQALKEASFALGATHFETIHRVTLPASLSGICTAVILGMSRAIGETMVVLMVAGGAAMLPGSLFDPVRPMPASIAAEMAEAPFGSEHYHALFATGLVLFIFTFVFNLIADYISSRYRQVGEASL; from the coding sequence ATGCCGAAGCAACAAACCAGCGAAAAGATAGTGCAACGCGCCTTCATGGGGGTTGCACTGTTTTCCATCACGGCACTGTTCCTGATCATGCTCTTTCTTGTCCTTGAGGGAGTTCCCATTTTCAAGGAAATCTCGTTGAAAGAGTTTGTTTTTGGTCTTTACTGGTATCCAACCTCGGATCCTGCCGATTTTGGCATTTTCCCCCTGATTGTGGCGTCGTTCCTGGTAACCTTTCTTTCCGGGGTGGTCTCAATTCCCCTGGGGGTGATGACGGCGATTTATCTTGCAGAGATTGCCCCTGTAAGAACAGCGGAGATTGTCAAGCCGGTGGTGGAACTCATGGCCTCCATGCCATCGGTGGTAATCGGTTTTTTCGGCATGGTGGTGGTGGCCCCATTTATACAGCGAACCTTTGACATCCCCGTGGGTCTAAACCTCTTTAACGCTTCACTCATGCTGGCCTTCATGTCCATCCCCACCATTTGCAGCATTTCCGAGGATGCCATTTTCAGCGTGCCCCAGGCGTTGAAAGAGGCTTCGTTTGCCCTGGGAGCCACCCATTTTGAAACCATTCACCGGGTGACACTTCCGGCATCCCTGTCCGGCATCTGCACGGCTGTCATTCTTGGCATGTCAAGGGCCATTGGAGAAACCATGGTGGTTCTCATGGTGGCGGGCGGAGCTGCCATGTTACCCGGTTCTTTGTTTGATCCGGTTCGACCCATGCCGGCCAGCATTGCCGCTGAAATGGCTGAGGCGCCCTTTGGCAGCGAACACTACCATGCCCTTTTTGCAACGGGTCTGGTGCTCTTTATATTTACCTTTGTTTTTAACCTGATTGCCGATTATATCTCATCCCGGTACCGTCAGGTCGGGGAGGCATCTCTGTAA
- the pstB gene encoding phosphate ABC transporter ATP-binding protein PstB, protein MDHPIKMYAKGLDFFYSGSQALYNISLEFPEKRVTALIGPSGCGKSTFLRCLNRMNDLIPGTRSRGEILLEGMNISDPTLDVVSLRRRVGMVFQKPNPFPKTIFENIAYGMRVNGIKDKALIAERVETSLKQAAIWDEVKERLNESALGLSGGQQQRLCIARALAVQPEVLLMDEPASALDPIATQKIEELIISLSQHLTIIIVTHNMQQAARVSDITAFFYMGKLIEVNNTDALFTKPELKQTEEYITGRFG, encoded by the coding sequence ATGGATCATCCGATTAAAATGTACGCAAAAGGTCTGGATTTCTTCTACAGCGGATCCCAGGCCCTTTACAATATATCCCTTGAATTTCCCGAAAAAAGGGTCACAGCCCTGATCGGGCCTTCCGGGTGCGGAAAAAGCACCTTTCTCCGGTGTCTTAACCGAATGAACGACCTCATCCCGGGAACCCGGAGCCGTGGGGAGATTCTGCTCGAAGGCATGAACATCTCCGACCCAACCCTGGATGTGGTCTCCCTCCGGCGGAGGGTGGGAATGGTGTTCCAGAAACCCAATCCCTTTCCAAAGACCATCTTTGAAAATATAGCCTATGGCATGCGGGTCAACGGCATCAAAGACAAGGCCCTGATAGCAGAACGGGTTGAAACCAGCCTGAAACAGGCCGCCATCTGGGACGAAGTCAAGGAAAGGCTCAACGAATCCGCCCTGGGCCTTTCAGGCGGTCAGCAGCAGCGTCTGTGCATTGCCAGGGCCCTTGCAGTGCAGCCCGAGGTACTTCTCATGGATGAGCCTGCCTCGGCCCTTGACCCCATTGCCACCCAGAAAATCGAAGAGCTCATCATCAGCCTGTCCCAGCATCTCACCATTATTATTGTAACCCACAACATGCAGCAGGCGGCAAGGGTGTCTGATATCACGGCTTTTTTTTACATGGGAAAACTCATTGAAGTCAACAACACAGACGCCCTTTTTACAAAACCTGAATTAAAACAGACTGAAGAATACATCACCGGCCGTTTCGGCTGA
- a CDS encoding ATP-binding protein, whose translation MPDTFHRRITAQSVTITFSSTLENIDRICGEVSRFLNQNFKELAEHFFAIDLVIREALTNAVRHGNNLDPAKKVKFFLKITKKNHIQIIVEDQGQGFDWQTAKNFPPGDDNDHGRGLAIMTAYFSTCGYNKKGNRLVLEKKLPPIFNTPPTRS comes from the coding sequence ATGCCTGACACCTTTCACCGGAGGATCACAGCCCAAAGCGTTACCATCACCTTCAGTTCCACCCTGGAAAACATTGACCGAATCTGTGGGGAGGTGTCCCGATTTCTCAATCAGAACTTTAAAGAACTGGCCGAACATTTTTTCGCCATCGACCTTGTCATACGCGAAGCCCTTACCAATGCGGTCCGCCACGGCAACAATCTTGACCCCGCAAAAAAGGTAAAATTCTTTTTAAAGATAACCAAAAAAAACCACATCCAAATCATTGTTGAAGACCAGGGCCAAGGGTTTGACTGGCAAACGGCCAAAAACTTCCCCCCTGGTGACGACAATGATCACGGCAGAGGTCTTGCCATTATGACCGCCTATTTCTCCACCTGCGGCTACAACAAAAAAGGGAATCGCCTGGTTCTCGAAAAAAAACTTCCCCCTATTTTTAACACCCCGCCAACACGCTCCTAA
- a CDS encoding PstS family phosphate ABC transporter substrate-binding protein — translation MKTGIKSIIIGVCMAMVAAIPALGEELVLKGSTTVLPIAQKVAEAYMKLHPDIKISLSGGGSSNGIKAILDGTADIGNASRFIKPKEVKLATTKGIYPVPHRIALDCIVPVVHSQNTVTNLTTAQLKEIYLGKIKNWQEVGGKDMKIVVISRDTSSGTFEVWEHLIMNKERVVPSALTVPSNGGLVQAVASTPGAIGYIALGYLNQEVKALSVNSIPGTPETTRNGQYSISRPLFMFTNDWPRGTTADFLNYLLSTKGQTLVEEVGSITVY, via the coding sequence ATGAAAACCGGTATTAAATCTATTATTATTGGTGTTTGCATGGCCATGGTGGCGGCAATTCCGGCCCTTGGCGAAGAGCTCGTACTCAAGGGCTCCACAACCGTACTGCCCATTGCCCAGAAGGTGGCCGAAGCTTATATGAAGCTCCATCCTGACATAAAGATTTCCCTTTCCGGCGGCGGTTCCAGCAATGGAATCAAGGCCATTCTTGACGGTACCGCAGATATTGGAAATGCCTCCCGCTTTATTAAGCCAAAGGAGGTCAAACTCGCCACCACCAAGGGAATATATCCAGTTCCCCACAGAATTGCCCTTGACTGCATTGTGCCGGTGGTCCATTCACAGAATACGGTCACGAACCTCACAACCGCACAGCTGAAAGAGATCTACCTAGGCAAAATCAAAAACTGGCAGGAGGTGGGTGGAAAGGACATGAAGATCGTTGTCATCTCAAGGGACACCTCGTCCGGCACCTTTGAGGTGTGGGAACACCTGATTATGAACAAGGAAAGGGTCGTTCCCAGTGCCCTGACCGTTCCCTCCAATGGGGGGCTTGTCCAGGCCGTGGCATCCACTCCCGGCGCCATCGGCTATATCGCCCTGGGATATCTGAACCAGGAGGTCAAGGCCCTGTCGGTAAACAGCATTCCTGGAACGCCTGAAACCACGAGGAATGGCCAATACTCGATCTCACGGCCCCTGTTCATGTTTACCAATGACTGGCCCAGGGGAACAACCGCTGATTTTCTAAACTACCTGCTATCGACTAAGGGACAGACACTGGTCGAAGAGGTGGGAAGCATAACGGTTTACTGA
- a CDS encoding Rossmann-like and DUF2520 domain-containing protein produces MKPGISIIGCGRVGTALAVFLAQAGYPLAGLASKRISSARNAATLAETGQVFEHITDAAKKGTILFITTPDDAIQGVFDTLVEKKALMPGTLVFHCSGALSSCIFSTVAGVSRGSIHPLQSFTAHEPGQASPFKGVNMSVEGDDPAVAEGTRIIAALGAMSFTIPTQAKTLYHAAAVVASNYLVTVEHFAVELLKQTGLSDTRAYAILAPLIHGTLTNISRRGTQAALTGPIARGDADIVAAHMAALKDKRPEDLELYRILGQYTLKLAEQATPLDPESRARLTALFSQDA; encoded by the coding sequence ATGAAACCCGGAATCTCAATCATTGGCTGCGGGCGGGTGGGAACGGCCCTTGCCGTTTTCCTTGCCCAGGCGGGATACCCCCTGGCAGGACTTGCCAGTAAGCGCATCTCCTCTGCCCGGAATGCAGCAACCCTTGCAGAAACAGGTCAGGTTTTTGAACATATAACGGACGCGGCAAAAAAGGGAACCATCCTTTTCATAACCACACCGGACGATGCCATTCAGGGTGTTTTTGACACCCTTGTTGAAAAAAAAGCGCTGATGCCGGGCACCCTGGTCTTTCACTGCAGCGGGGCATTGTCCTCGTGCATCTTTTCCACGGTTGCCGGTGTTTCCAGGGGGTCCATCCATCCCCTCCAGAGCTTTACAGCCCATGAACCCGGACAGGCGTCTCCGTTCAAGGGGGTCAACATGTCCGTTGAAGGAGACGATCCTGCTGTTGCTGAGGGAACAAGGATCATTGCGGCCCTTGGCGCAATGTCCTTTACCATCCCCACCCAGGCAAAAACCCTTTACCATGCCGCAGCCGTGGTTGCCTCCAACTACCTTGTTACGGTCGAGCACTTTGCCGTGGAACTGTTAAAGCAGACAGGGCTGTCCGACACCAGGGCCTATGCCATTCTTGCCCCCCTCATCCACGGTACCCTGACCAATATCAGCCGCAGGGGCACCCAGGCAGCCCTGACCGGACCGATTGCAAGGGGAGATGCCGACATTGTTGCGGCCCACATGGCAGCCCTGAAGGACAAACGGCCTGAAGACCTGGAACTATACCGAATCCTTGGCCAGTACACCCTTAAACTTGCAGAGCAGGCCACCCCCCTTGACCCTGAAAGCCGGGCCCGACTCACCGCCCTTTTTAGTCAGGATGCTTGA
- the pstA gene encoding phosphate ABC transporter permease PstA: MNTRKIVQGVGFFSLRLAALVNGTALAIIVWFMVSRGWRAISWSFLTMPPTDSMTRGGIFPCIVGTLCLMGVALVVALPVGVASAIYLNEYAAQGRFVRIIRLGINNLAGVPSVVFGLFGLAFFCIVLKMGVSVIAGGLTLGLMTLPVIIGTSEEALKSVPKTYREASLGLGATKWQTIYRVVLPSAFPGIITGGILGLSRAAGETAPIMYTGAVFFTPELPGSLFDEVMALPYHIYVLATAGTNIATTRPLQYGTALVLIALIFGMNLGAILLRTRIRKKMRL, from the coding sequence ATGAATACACGAAAGATCGTTCAAGGCGTTGGTTTTTTCAGTCTACGGCTTGCAGCCCTGGTCAACGGAACGGCCCTTGCCATCATCGTATGGTTCATGGTCTCCCGGGGGTGGCGGGCCATTTCATGGTCTTTTCTGACAATGCCTCCGACAGATTCCATGACCCGGGGGGGTATTTTCCCCTGTATTGTCGGCACCCTGTGCCTCATGGGGGTCGCCCTGGTGGTGGCCCTGCCCGTGGGGGTGGCCTCAGCCATTTACCTCAACGAGTATGCCGCCCAGGGCAGATTTGTACGGATCATTCGCCTGGGTATCAACAACCTTGCAGGTGTACCGTCCGTGGTTTTTGGCCTGTTCGGACTGGCCTTTTTCTGCATTGTTCTCAAAATGGGGGTCTCGGTCATCGCCGGCGGACTGACCCTGGGACTCATGACACTTCCGGTGATCATCGGGACCTCGGAAGAGGCCCTTAAATCCGTTCCCAAGACCTATCGGGAGGCGTCCCTGGGGCTTGGCGCAACAAAATGGCAGACCATTTACAGGGTTGTTCTTCCGTCTGCCTTTCCCGGCATCATCACAGGCGGGATCCTGGGCCTGAGCCGGGCCGCCGGGGAAACAGCCCCCATCATGTACACGGGCGCTGTTTTTTTCACGCCGGAGCTTCCAGGATCTCTCTTTGACGAGGTCATGGCCCTTCCCTACCACATCTATGTGCTTGCAACGGCAGGGACAAACATTGCCACCACCCGCCCCCTTCAGTACGGCACTGCCCTGGTGCTCATTGCCCTGATTTTTGGAATGAACCTCGGGGCCATCCTCCTTCGCACGAGAATCAGAAAGAAAATGAGGTTATAA
- the phoU gene encoding phosphate signaling complex protein PhoU, with translation MAGNLQKEIEKIKREILSLGAMVEDRFKKAVHAVRTSDTALAREIIASDIEIDELEVEVEEECLKILALYQPVAIDLRFLIAVVKINNDLERVADLAANIAQRIKTVSGATPGPFRYDYSPMAEKTGLMLKMSLDALVEMDSDMADEVILMDNEVNAMRNRAYEAMKTAIQKAPDQVGQTINLYLISRHLERIGDHATNIAEEVIHLIQGKIVRHGV, from the coding sequence ATGGCAGGCAATTTACAAAAAGAGATCGAAAAGATAAAACGAGAAATCCTCTCCCTGGGTGCCATGGTTGAGGACAGGTTCAAGAAGGCAGTCCATGCCGTCAGGACAAGCGATACAGCCCTTGCCAGGGAGATCATTGCCTCTGACATTGAGATCGATGAACTTGAAGTGGAAGTCGAAGAGGAATGTCTCAAAATCCTGGCCCTTTACCAGCCCGTTGCCATTGACCTGCGGTTCCTCATCGCTGTTGTCAAGATCAACAACGACCTTGAACGGGTGGCCGATCTTGCGGCAAACATCGCCCAAAGGATCAAGACTGTTTCAGGAGCAACCCCGGGCCCCTTTCGTTACGACTACTCGCCCATGGCGGAAAAAACAGGGTTGATGCTCAAGATGAGCCTTGATGCCCTGGTGGAAATGGATTCAGATATGGCAGACGAGGTTATCCTCATGGACAATGAAGTCAATGCCATGCGCAACAGGGCCTATGAGGCAATGAAAACAGCCATTCAAAAGGCACCGGACCAGGTGGGCCAGACCATTAACCTTTATCTGATTTCACGTCATCTGGAGCGGATCGGGGACCATGCAACCAACATTGCCGAGGAGGTTATTCACCTGATCCAAGGAAAGATCGTGCGCCATGGGGTATGA
- the hisS gene encoding histidine--tRNA ligase translates to MIQTIRGFRDILPGETPLWQTIERAASQLFEDFGFQEIRLPLIERTELFARSIGEVTDIVEKEMYTFPDRKGENITLRPEATASVVRSYIQHKMYAADPIQKLYTMGPMFRRERPQKGRYRQFFQINAEVFGIASPYIDAQLILLLNELFKRLGLTDLTAHLNSLGCRECRPLFHRALTEFLVSKQDRLCSDCRRRMDKNPLRTLDCKVPGCREAMQDAPTTLDHLCSDCSDHFTTVKATLKAQGVDFLVDKTLVRGLDYYSRTAFEIQTTALGAQSAVAGGGRYDALIKELGGPEVPAIGFAIGLDRLAEVMAQLKGCPAPRGPDLFIIPLGPGAMEKAYLCSSRLNLVGIRSETDYNGKSLKSLMKRADKLNAGHALILDYRQPDKNAPVLRNMKTREQVTLGLEDPTDEVIKILTNEGTLRD, encoded by the coding sequence ATGATACAGACGATCAGAGGCTTTAGAGACATACTGCCAGGGGAGACACCCCTGTGGCAGACCATTGAACGGGCGGCGTCACAGCTGTTTGAAGATTTTGGCTTCCAGGAGATACGGCTCCCCCTTATTGAACGAACAGAGCTGTTTGCAAGGAGCATCGGCGAGGTCACCGACATTGTTGAAAAGGAGATGTACACCTTTCCCGACCGCAAGGGAGAGAACATCACCCTTCGACCCGAAGCTACGGCCTCCGTGGTTCGATCCTATATCCAGCATAAAATGTATGCCGCAGACCCCATCCAGAAGCTCTACACCATGGGGCCCATGTTTAGAAGGGAGCGCCCCCAGAAGGGTCGCTACCGCCAGTTCTTCCAGATTAATGCCGAGGTTTTTGGCATTGCATCCCCCTATATTGACGCCCAGCTTATCCTGTTGTTGAATGAGTTGTTCAAACGGCTGGGGCTGACCGACCTTACGGCCCACCTGAATTCTTTAGGATGCCGGGAGTGCCGACCCCTGTTTCACAGGGCCTTGACCGAATTTCTGGTATCAAAACAGGATCGTTTGTGCAGCGACTGCAGACGGCGCATGGACAAAAACCCCCTGAGAACCCTTGACTGCAAGGTCCCGGGGTGCAGGGAGGCCATGCAGGATGCCCCCACCACCCTGGATCATCTGTGCAGCGACTGTTCCGACCATTTTACCACGGTCAAGGCTACCCTGAAAGCACAGGGGGTGGATTTTCTGGTTGACAAGACCCTGGTCAGGGGGCTTGATTATTACTCAAGAACCGCCTTTGAAATCCAGACCACGGCCCTGGGTGCCCAGAGCGCCGTTGCCGGCGGTGGTCGCTACGACGCCCTCATAAAAGAGCTTGGAGGGCCGGAGGTTCCAGCCATCGGGTTTGCCATCGGGCTTGATCGCCTTGCCGAGGTGATGGCCCAGTTAAAGGGTTGTCCAGCACCAAGGGGACCTGATCTGTTCATCATTCCCCTTGGTCCGGGGGCCATGGAGAAGGCTTACCTGTGCTCGTCCCGTCTGAATCTTGTGGGTATACGGAGCGAAACCGACTACAATGGCAAAAGCCTTAAGAGCCTCATGAAAAGGGCAGACAAACTTAATGCAGGCCATGCGCTTATTCTGGACTACAGGCAGCCGGACAAGAACGCCCCGGTGCTCAGGAATATGAAGACCCGGGAGCAGGTGACGCTTGGCCTGGAAGACCCCACCGATGAGGTCATTAAAATTTTAACCAACGAGGGAACACTACGTGACTGA